In Planctomycetia bacterium, the genomic stretch GGAGCAGTCGCAGTCGCTCCGGCCGGGCGAAGCCGAAGACGTCGTCGACGATCGGCTCCGACTGATCTTCACCTGCTGCCACCCGGCCTTGCCGGATAGCACGCAAGTCGCCCTGACGTTGCGCGAGGTTTGCGGGCTGACGACGGAGGAAATCGCCAGTGCTTTTCTGACGGCGCCGGCCACGATCGCGCAACGCATTGTGCGAGGCAAAGCGAAAATCCGCGACGCGAGAATTCCGTATCAAGTTCCGGCTCTGACGGACTTGCCGGATCGGCTGGATTCCGTGCTTTCGGTGATCTATCTGGTGTTCAATGAAGGGTATTCGGCGTCGTCCGGCGAGACGTTGACGAGGGCCGACTTGTCCGGCGAGGCAATTCGCTTGGCGCGGCTGCTGTCGGAACTATTGCCGGACGCCGAGGCGTTGGGATTGCTGGCGCTCATGTTGCTGCACGAATCGCGCCGGGGCGCAAGGACTTCGGCAAACGGAGATCTGATCCTCTTGGAAGACCAGGATCGATCGCTTTGGAATCAGCATCAGATTCGTGAAGGACAGACGCTCGTGGAGAAGGCCTTCGGCTCAGGTCAACTGGGCGCGTATTCGATTCAGGCGGCGATTTCCGCCGTCCATGCCACGGCGACGTCGGCCGTAGCGACCGATTGGGGACAGATTGTCGCGCTCTACGATTTGCTGCTGCAGTCCGGGCCGTCTCCCGTGATTGAGCTCAACCGGGCCGTTGCGATGGCCATGCGCGACGGACCCAACGTTGGCCTGGCGTTGATCGACGGAATACTCGATCGAGGCGACTTGGCCGACTATCGGCTGGCGCATGCCGCGCGGGCCGATTTCTGCCGGCGATTGGGACTCGCGGA encodes the following:
- a CDS encoding RNA polymerase sigma factor, with product MDDGAAERARQVVGDVYRDESRRVFATLVRLIGDMDLAEEAMHDAFAAAVEQWASEGVPANPRAWLVSAGRFKAIDVIRRRARFDASLGQISARIEEQSQSLRPGEAEDVVDDRLRLIFTCCHPALPDSTQVALTLREVCGLTTEEIASAFLTAPATIAQRIVRGKAKIRDARIPYQVPALTDLPDRLDSVLSVIYLVFNEGYSASSGETLTRADLSGEAIRLARLLSELLPDAEALGLLALMLLHESRRGARTSANGDLILLEDQDRSLWNQHQIREGQTLVEKAFGSGQLGAYSIQAAISAVHATATSAVATDWGQIVALYDLLLQSGPSPVIELNRAVAMAMRDGPNVGLALIDGILDRGDLADYRLAHAARADFCRRLGLADDARESYERALALSKQAPERRFLERRLQELR